Proteins encoded within one genomic window of Lysinibacillus louembei:
- a CDS encoding DMT family transporter — translation MKLKVYVILIFCVSLWASNFIIGALLVNYWSALHVTVYRLLCICLFLGILGFPTIRKARIRPKQWLLLCIAAILGVSINHFSFFKSLETTSPITAAYILALTPIMTGIINRVVRGEKKGWLFWLGSIISFTGVGLIISAKQGASASFGVGEIFSFCTMLSFAIFLVLLDVLRKELDSFSVTFFTSFIGCLALLPFLSFAPIVPRQSADLPIILLLIISAILVHGVSNLVWNANQHKVGSTNAAILLNLEPIITMVLSAVILHALIHSSQIIGGTLVLIGILISVVLSDKIKHSDSL, via the coding sequence ATGAAATTAAAAGTTTATGTCATTCTTATTTTTTGTGTTAGCCTGTGGGCTTCCAATTTTATTATTGGCGCACTGCTCGTCAATTATTGGTCAGCCTTGCACGTAACCGTTTATCGCTTACTGTGCATTTGCTTATTTTTAGGCATACTTGGCTTTCCAACAATCCGCAAAGCACGCATTCGACCAAAGCAATGGCTGCTGCTTTGCATAGCAGCAATACTCGGTGTTAGCATCAATCACTTTAGCTTCTTTAAAAGCTTAGAAACGACTAGCCCTATTACTGCTGCCTATATTTTAGCTTTGACACCAATTATGACCGGAATCATTAATCGCGTTGTACGAGGAGAAAAGAAAGGCTGGCTATTTTGGCTTGGCTCTATTATTTCTTTTACAGGTGTAGGCTTAATTATTTCTGCAAAGCAAGGTGCTAGCGCTTCGTTTGGTGTTGGGGAAATTTTTAGCTTCTGTACAATGCTTAGCTTCGCCATTTTCCTTGTATTACTGGATGTATTAAGAAAAGAATTAGACAGCTTCAGCGTTACTTTTTTCACAAGTTTTATCGGTTGCCTTGCCTTACTCCCTTTTTTGAGCTTTGCACCAATTGTACCAAGACAAAGCGCTGACCTACCGATCATTCTTTTATTAATCATTTCAGCTATACTCGTGCATGGCGTCAGCAATCTCGTATGGAATGCCAACCAGCATAAAGTTGGCTCAACCAATGCGGCAATTTTATTAAACTTAGAGCCTATCATTACGATGGTGCTAAGTGCGGTAATTTTGCATGCCTTGATTCACTCTAGCCAAATTATTGGCGGGACGCTCGTATTAATAGGAATACTGATTTCT